Part of the Oscillibacter hominis genome is shown below.
GAAGAGCAGTCTCACAAAGAGCTGGTAGACTGAAAAAATCGCATTTGAAATCAGGCCCCCGCCGATGTTGGTAAAGGATAGCAGGATCAGCACCAGCATCCCATAGCGCTCATACCGCATCAGGGTAAAATAGGCCTGGTCCGGCAGCAGCGCGCCCAACACCTTGGAGCCATCCAGGGGCGGAATGGGAATCAGGTTGAAGATCCCCAGGCCAATGGACAAAACCGCCGTGCTCATCAGGAATTCGAACAGCGTGTCCCAAAGCCCGGAATAGGGTGCGCAGTAATAGATGGCACTGGCGCCAAGCATCAGGGAAAACGCCAGCGCAAAATTGGACACCGGTCCCGCCAGAGCTGTGATGGCCATTCCCTGCTTTGGCTTTCGAAAATAGCGGGGGTCCACCGGCACCGCCTTTGCCCAGCCAAAACCGCAGACGAACATCATCAGCAATCCAAACCAATCGATGTGGCGCAGCGGGTTCAGGGAAAGCCGGTGCATGGACTTGGCCGTGGGGTCGCCAAGGGCATAGGCGGCCAGGCCGTGGCACGTCTCATGGACGGTGAGGCAGAGGAAAATGGAGACAATACGCAGCAAAATCTCCTGTAAACTACCCAAATCAATGGATTGGATCAAATTTTCGATATAGTGCAACCGGCACAGCTCCTTCAAAGGTTAAAATTACCCAAATTATAAAAATCAGTATAGCAGAAAAAGTACCCTCTGACAAGATAAAAGAGCCTTTCCGATGCCTTCCTGTGGCCCCAGCTTGACCTCCCCCGCAGATCACAGCAGAAATCTTATCCAGTGGGATTTCCTCTCACCCTACTTTTCATCTTTTTCTATCGGAAGATGACCGGCATTCTCCAGGGAAGGGCAGGCGTCCGCCGCAGACCGCCTGCCGGCTTTGATGGGCGGTTTGCAAGGAATCACGCAAAAATAGAAAGAGGGAGCCTGAATCAGGCTCCCTCTTAAATTTCTTTCTTCTTACTTTACCAGAGAAGCGATCTCAGCGGCAAAGTTCTCTTCCTTCTTCTCGATGCCCTCGCCGGTTTCAAAGCGGACCGCATCCTTGAAGGTTACGCTGCCGCCCAGGGCCTTGGAGGCAGACGCCATATACTTCTCTACGCTGGTGGTGTTGTCCTTGACGAACTCCTGCTGCAGCAGGCAGTTTTCCGCGTAGAACTTGTTCAGCTTGCCCATGACGATCTTCTCTCTGACCTGCTCAGGCTTGGAAGCCATCTTGGGGTCATTCTCCATCTGGACCATCATGATCTTCTTCTCCTCATCCAGGATATCCTGGGTGACCTGGGACTTGTCCCAGAAACGGGGATTCAGCGCGGCGACCTGCATGGCGACGTCCTTGCCGATCTCGGTGGCGTCAATGCCGCCCTCCACGCTCAGATTCACCAGCACGCCGATCTTGCCGCCGGCATGGACATAGGGGACAGAGACGCCGTCGGCATAGCGGGCAAAGCGGCGGACCTTGATGTTCTCGCCGATCACAAGCACCATCTCCTGCTGCTGCTGGGTAACGGTCAGATCGGTGCCCTCATATTTGCACTCCATCAGAGCGTCCAGATCAGCGGGGTTCTGCTTGGCCACAGTGGCGGCCACGCCCTTGACAAACTCCACGAACTTTTCATTCTTGGCCACAAAGTCGGTCTCGGCGTTGACCTCGACCATCACGCCGACACCATCGACCACAGTGGCATAGGACATACCCTCGGCAGCAATGCGGCCGGCCTTCTTGGCAGAGGCGGCCATACCCTTTTCACGCAGCCATTCAACTGCCTTTTCAATATCACCCTCGGAAGCAGTCAGGGCCTTTTTGCAGTCCATCATGCCGACGCCGGTCATCTCACGCAGGTTCTTTACATCTGCAGCGGTAAAAGCCATCTTGTATTCCTCCAAAATTTAGTGTAACAGGGAATCCCTGATAATCTTACTCAGCCTTTTCGGCGGCAGCCTCAGCGGTCTCCTCGCCCTGCTTGCCCTCGACCACGGCATTGGCCATGACGGAGGCGATCAGTTTGATGGCGCGGATGGCGTCGTCGTTGCCGGGGATCACATAGTCGATTTCATCGGGATCGCAGTTGGTATCCGCAATGGCCACGACGGGAATGCCCAGCTTGTGGGCCTCGGCGATGGCGTTGCGCTCCTTGCGGGTGTCCACGATGAACAGAGCGCCAGGCAGCTTCTTCATCTCCTTGACACCGCCCAGGTACTTCTCCAACTTCTCGATCTCACCCAGATGCTTCATGACCTCTTTCTTGGGCAGCATGTCAAAGGTGCCGTCCTCCTGCATGGTCTTGAGCTGATTGAGGCGGTCCACACGGGTGCGCATGGTCTTGAAGTTGGTCATCATGCCGCCCAGCCAACGGGCGTTGACATAGAACTGGCCGCAGCGGGTGGCCTCTTCGCGGATGGCTTCCTGAGCCTGCTTCTTGGTACCGACGAACAGCAGCGTGTCGCCGTTTTCGGAGAGCTGGCGGACAAAGTTATAGGCCTCCTCCAGCTTCTTCACGGTCTTCTGCAGGTCAACGATATAGATTCCGTTGCGCTCCGTGTAGATATAGGGAGCCATCTTGGGGTTCCAGCGGCGGGTCTGATGACCGAAGTGGACGCCTGCTTCCAGCAGGGCTTTCATGGATACGACGTTTGCCATTTGAGTGTTCCTCCAATATCAATTTAGTTTTACCTCCAGCTCTTCATCCCCCCTGCCAACCAATTTGGCACAGACAGGGAGTCAGAGACTGTGCGGAATGCTGAAATATAATACCATAGTATGCCCGGATTTGCAAGGACTTTTTCATAAAATACCCAGAAAAAAGCTCAGAAAACCGGGGAAATCCACCGGCTTTCCGAGCTTTTTGTCAAAAACGCCTTCTCCTTTTCCGCTCCATGGCAGGATCGCGGCGCTGGAAGGGTTTGTCGATCAGGATGATGTCGTCCCCTATCCTCTGGATGCAGTCCCAGGGGATGTAGTACTCCTCTCCCCTTCCGAACAGTCCGAAGAACCGGCAGGGCCCGTAGACCACAATCGCCACCACCTGTCCCTCCGGCACCTTGACATCCACGTCCGCCACACAGCCAAGACGGCAGCCGTCACAGATATTGATGACTTCTTTGCACCGCAAATCACGAATCCTGCACTGCATCTACTCTCACCTCAGTTCTGATCTTATGCGCGGACGCGGATGTCCTATGCCGTATAATTCCGCAGCTCCAAGGCAATACTGAAGCGTACAGTTTAGAGATTGCGGGAGGCGCTTGGATGCAGGGTAAAGTCGAAATCTGCGGCGTCAACACTTCCAAGCTGAAGGTGTTGAAAAACGAGGAGACCATGGAGCTTTTACGGCGTACCAAGCAGGGGGACAAAGCCGCCCGGGAGGAGTTGATCGCAGGCAACCTCCGCCTCGTCCTGTCCGTGATCCAGAAGTTTTTGAGCCGGGGCGAAAATGTGGACGATCTGTTCCAGGTGGGGTGTGTGGGGCTCATCAAGGCCATCGACAATTTCGATATCACGCAGCCCGTCCGCTTCTCCACGTACGGCGTGCCCATGATCATCGGGGAAATCCGCCGCTACCTCAGGGACAACAGCGCCATCCGGGTGTCGCGCAGCATGCGGGACACCGCTTACCGGGTCCTTCAGGCAAAGGACAAGCTGATTGCACAAACGCAGAAAGAGCCCACTGTGGAGCAGATCGCCAAAGAGTTGGGCATCCCGCGGGAAGAGGTGATCTTTGCCATGGACGCCATCGTGGACCCGGTCTCCCTCTATGAGCCCATCTACTCCGACGGCGGGGACACCATCTGCGTCATGGACCAGGTCAGCGACACCCGGAACACGGACGATTCCTGGATCGAACAGATCGCTCTGAAAGAGGCCATGAAGCAGTTGGGTGAGCGGGAAAAGCACATCCTCTCCCTCCGCTTTTACGAGGGGAAAACCCAGATGGAGGTCTCCAGCGAGGTGGGCATCTCCCAGGCCCAGGTCTCCAGGCTGGAGAAAAACGCCATCAACACCATCAAAAAAAGCCTTTGAAGCGGCCGGCCGGTTTTTTTACCGGCCGGCCTTTTTCGATCCGATTACGGCCGTTCCAGGTAGGCCATCATCTCGTCCATGCGACGCAGGGCGGTCTCCCTGCCGATCTCATAGAGCGCCTTCAGCTTCTCCGTGTCCCGCTCCACCCGGGATACCGCCACCGGGTCTTTCGGCCGGATGACGAAGACCCTTCCCGCGCGTTCCAGCTGGTTGATCTTCACCTGGAGCTCATTGTAATGGACCGGCACCTGGTTCAGCCGCCAGAGCAGCATGGGGTAGTCCCGGTACATCCGCTCATAGGCCATTTTTGCGGCCCGCCGCACCGGCCTTTTCCGGTACCCCTTCTGCCGGGTCAGTACCAGGACGACTTTTTCGTACCCCTCCTGAAGCGCCCATTCCACCGGGATGGGCATGGCAACGCCGCCATCCAGGCAGCGCTTTCCATCCACTTCCACGATTGGGGCCAGAAGCGGCAGGCTGGCAGAGGCGCGGGCGGCCAGCAGGATGTCCTCGCTGACTCCTTTCTCATGTATCACCATCTCCCCTGTCCGCACATCGGTGGAGACAGCCGCGAATCGCTGGGTGGACTGTTCAAACGCCTTCCGGTCCAGAGGCACCAGCGTGTCCGACACCTCGCCGAATAAAAAGTCGAAGTTGAAGACCGAATGCCTCCTGACCAGGTTGCCCAGGCCCATATAGCGCTTGTCGTTGGCAAAGTCCAGGTTGATCTTTGCCGTGCGGCCGATCTGGCCGGACAGGTAGTTGATCCCGCACAGGGCTCCGGCGGAAACCCCAGCCACACAGGGGAAGACTACCCCTCGTTCCAGAAATACGTCCAGGACACCCGCGGTAAACTGGCAGCGCAGGGAGCCCCCCTCCAGAATCAATGCTGATTTCTCGTTCAAACAGGTCTCTCCTTTGTATGGACTGATCCTTATATTCCCTGAATTACAGCTGATTCTTACGAAACGTCAGGCAGGCGTGCATGCACGCCTGCCTGCATGTTATTTCTTAAAGCTGTCTTTCAAAGACACACTGCGGTTGAAGACCAGATGGCCGGGCTTAGAATCCTTGTTGTCCAGGCAGAAATAGCCCTGACGCATGAACTGGAAGCTGGCCGGTGCAGCCGCCTTCGCCATATTGGCCTCCACCTTGCAGCCCTGGAGCACCTCCAAAGACTGGGGATTGATATAGTCCAGGAAGTTCTTGTCCGCCCCGTCGGGGTCAGGGTCGGTGAAGAGGTTATCGTAGAGGCGCACCTCCGCGTCCAGAGCGGCGGCCGCGTCCACCCAGTGGATAGTGGCGCCCTTCACCTTGCGTCCGTCGGCGGGGTCTCCGCCGCGGCTGTTGGGATCGTACTCGCAGAGCACCTCGGTCACATTGCCGTCCCCGTCCTTGACGCAGCCCGTGCAGGTGACTAAATACGCGCCCTTCAGCCGCACCTCGTTGCCGGGATAGAGGCGCTTGTACTTGGGCACCGGTGTCTCCAGGAAATCATCGGCCTCAATAAAGAGATTGCGGGAGAAGGTGATTTCCCGAGTCCCGGCGGACTCGTCCACCGGGTTATTTTCCACCGTAAAGGTCTCGGATTGTCCCTCGGGGTAGTTGACCACGGTCAGGCGGATGGGCCGCAGCACCGCCATGGTGCGCTTTGCGGTCTCGTTCAGATCCTCACGCAGGCAGTGCTCCAAAAATGCGTACTCCACCGTGGAATCCGCTTTGGCGACGCCGATGCGCTCACAGAAGTTCCGGATGGAGCGGGGCGTATAGCCCCGGCGGCGCAGGCCGCACAGCGTGGGCATGCGGGGGTCGTCCCAGCCGCTGACATATCCCTCTTCCACCAGGAGGCGCAGCTTTCGCTTGCTCATGACCGTGTGATTGATCCCCAGCCGGGCAAACTCGATCTGCCGGGGATGGGAGGGCACGTCGGTGTGCTCGATCACCCAGTTGTAGAGCGGCCTGTGGGCCTCATACTCCAAAGAGCACAGGGAGTGGGTAATCCCCTCCAGCGCGTCCTGGATGGGGTGGGCAAAATCATACATGGGGAAAATGCACCACTTGGTGCCCTGGCGGTGGTGCTCAATATAACGGATGCGGTAGAGCACCGGGTCGCGCATATTGAAGTTTCCGGAGGCAAGGTCGATCTTCGCCCGCAGCGTCTTGGACCCTTCGGGAAACTCCCCGTTTTTCATCCGTTCAAAAAGGTCCAGGCTCTCCTCAATGGGGCGGTCCCGGTAGGGGGACTGGGCACTCACGCCGATGTCGCCCCGCATGGCCTTGAACTCCTCGGGTGAGAGCTCGCACACATAGGCCAGCCCCTTTTTGATCAGGCCCACGGCCAGCTCATAGGTCTTTTCAAAGTAGTCCGAACCGTAGAACATACGGTCGCCCCAGTCGAAGCCCAGCCAGTGGATATCCTCCTGGATGGCCTCCACATACTCGTTGTCCTCTTTGGCGGGGTTGGTGTCGTCAAAGCGCAGGTTGCACATGCCGCCGAATTTTTCGGCCATCCCGAAATCGATGGTCAGCGCCTTGCAGTGCCCGATGTGCAGATAGCCGTTGGGCTCCGGCGGAAAGCGGGTATGAACCGTCATGCCTTGGAACTGGCCGCCCTCCGCAATATCCTCTTCAATAAAAGCCTGAATAAAGTTCTTGCTTTCCGGCGCCTCTGTCAGTTTGATTTCCTCGGCCATGTCTTGTTCATCCTTTCTCCATTTCTGCGGTAAAACATAAAGCTTATTATACAGACACCGGCCTCAAAAATCAAGGAAAAAGCGGGATTTAGAGCCAGTCTTCCACCACATCCCACAGCGTGGCCGGCGTAACGGTGCCCGCCTGGAGCAGGCAGAGCAGCTCCTCAATCCTGCTTTGGGACGCGGTGATGCCCGCAATGGCGGCGCAATCGCCTCCCTCCCACTCAATTTTAACGCCATAGTGCTCTGTTTCGCGCTCCGTCTCCTCCACCAGCAGATAGTAATCCAGCTGCATTCCGTCAAGCGGTATACATCCGATCAGCTGATCGCGCATAAAAACGCTCCTTTCTTCCGACCTTTTGTACACTGTATGGTGGTTTATATCCACTCAAATTGTACCAGTCCCGTCAAGAGAAAGCCTGTCGAAATTTGGCGTTTTTTCTGCAAATTATTCTGTGGATGAGTCCATGGCGCGTAAAAATTCTTCCCTGCTCATCAGGAGGTTCAGCGCCTCCAGTAATCCGTTGGCCGTCAGGTGCTCCGGCAGTTCCAGCCGCTTTAAAAGCGCCAGCCGCTTTTCCCGGCTGTCCGTCCCGCCCGCAAGGCCCGCCGCATAGAGATCGGCCTTGGTGATCGGCGGCCCCTTCGGCTCCTCCCCGCCCTCTTCAAAGGTGGCGCCGGAGCGGCGCAGGGCGTCTAACAGCACCCGGGGCTCCATGCCCTCCACGCCAAGCTTTCCCTCTTTGCCGCCCCGGCGCTTGCGCCGTTCCTTGCCGGGGACATCCGGGATGTAGGCCTGTTTCACCCGGTCCCTGGGCAGTGCGCCTTTGAGATAGTTGCGGATGACAAACCCCGCCCCGTCGCTGTCGGTGAGGAGCACGAGCCCCCGGCTCTGGGCCAGGCGGCGCAGGAAGGCCAGCTTCTCCCGGTCGTTGAACACGGAAAACCCGCCAGTCTCCAGTATGACGGCGTCCACCACCTGGCTGAGTGCATTTTTATCGTAGCGGCCTTCCACCACAATCACTTCCCTGATTTTTGGTTTCATGCCCGCTTTGTCCCCAGCCGCGTCAAAAGGAGCTTCAGCTCCCCTTCGCTGTCGATGCCCTTTTCGCTCTTCATCCGCCTGTCCAACTTCTGGCACATCTTCACCGCGTCGTCGCACCAGGCAGCGGTGGTCTTCCCCGCCACGTTCATCAAAAGCTTGGCCGGATAGTCCGAGCGCATGCCCCACAGCTCCATCAGCCAGTACTTGTCCTTTCCGTTGTCCAGAGCGATGCGCGCCGTGTAGATCTTGCGGATTTCCTTCCCAATGGCCGCCAGGATCAGGATGGGCTCCTCCTGCTCTTTCAAAAGATCGCCAAGGATGACGGCGGCCCGGTCGTACTGGTTGGCGGTGATGGCGTTGGTCATGTCGAATACCCGGGCATCCAGCACCGGGTCCGCCACGGCGTTGATGTCCGCTATGGTGACCTGCTTTCCCCTGGCGTAGGCGCCGATCTTCTCGATCTCAGGCACCAGCCCGGTCATCAGCCCCCCGCAGGTGAAGATCAGATGCTCGGCGGCCTGCTTGTCGATCTCCTTCCCCAGGGCCTTGAAGCGCCTGCCGATCCAGTTCAGCAGATCCCCGGTGCCCTGGGCGGGAAACTCCACCACCTGGACATGCTCCTCCATGGCCTTTAAAAGCTTTTTCATCACCTTGTTGGGCTTGTAAAAAATCAGATCGTAGACAAACACCAGACAGCAGTACGGGGGAAAATCGCTCAGCAGCTCGATGAGCTTTCCCCGCTGCTCCTCCCCCAATTTGAAGAGGTCGCAGTCCGTCACCACCACCAGCGTCCGCTCCGACAGCATGGGAAGCGCCTCCACTGCCTCCGCCAGAGCCTGGATGCTCAGGGCCTTTCCATCGAGGCGGTGATAGTTGAATTCCTCAAATCCGGCGGGGACCAGCTTCTTCTTCACCTCGCCCAAGTAATACTCCCGGAGATAGGTCTCCTCCCCGTGAAATACATAGACTTGGCCAAGAGTACCCGCAGATAGGTCGTTTTTCAGTTTTTGATAGCTGTCGTTCTTTTTGACTGCCATATGCTCTCCTCAATTTACCGATATATGTATGGTTCCCTGGAGGTCTGTCCGATAGACCTCCACATTTTCCAGCACCAGACGCCGCAGCGCCTCCTCAGCCGGGTGGCCGTAGCTGTTCTCCCCTGCGCTGATGACGGCCGCCTCCGGCATGACCGCCTGCAAAAGTTCCGTGGAGGTGGAGTGCCGCGAGCCGTGGTGCCCGGCCAACAGGACCTCCACATCCGGAAGAGAGACCGATTCGATCAGTTTGCGCTCCGTGGCGCTGTCCATATCGCCGGTGGCCAGGAAGTCAAACTCCCCGCAGGAGCACAGCGCCGTCAGCCCCTCTTCGTTGCTGCTTCCGCTTCCCACCGGCGGATAAACCGTAAGCTCCGCCTCGCCCAAGGCATAGCTCCTCTCCTCCGAAATCCGTTCCACCTGGACGCCATGTATCTGCGCAAGCTCCCGCAGCTCTTCACCGTATGCACTTTCCATTTCCGGCACCAGCATCGTCCCCACCTCCACCCGGGCAAGGAGGCTTTCCACTCCGTTGGTGTGATCCGTGTCGTAGTGGGACAGCACCAAATAGTCCAATTTGCGCTCCCCAATGGTATTCAGATAGTCTGCGGCCGTTCCGCCCGCGTCCCGGAATGTGTTGCCGGAACCGCAGTCCACCAGCGCGGTCCGGCCCTGGGAGGCCATCAGCACGCCTTGACCCTGGCCCACATCCAATACGAAGAGGTCCAGCTTCCCGCCGGTCATCTGCTTTTCCGCCAGGTGGACGGTCAAAATCAGTGTCAGCACGCATCCGGCGGCGGCAACGAGGTGCCTGCGCCTGGGCGCTCCGGATACCGCGCAGATGCCAAAGGCGGCATAGGCATAGGCCAGCCAGTATTTGAGATATCCATTGCAGAAGTAAAGCGCATGGTAGGGAATCGAGGAGAGCTGGTGGGCCACGCCCAGTACATACCAGCCAATTCCCGCCGATGCGAAAGACAAAACCTGGCCCAGCGGGAGCCAGATGTAACTGACCAGCACGGCGATCAGCCCGAAGAGGAACTGGCCGCTCACCGCCTCCAGGCACAGGAGGTTGGACAGTGGAGCAACCACCACGAAAAAGTCAAAATAATAGGCGGAGAGCGGAATGGTGAAGACCAGGGCACCAGCCGTTACGGCAAAGCTGCCCGCAATAAACCGGGCCACCCCTCCATGTTCGCCTTTGGGCCACACCTTAGGCGTCAGCCACACGATTCCCGCCGCGGCGGAAAAGCTCAGCTGAAGGCTGATGCTGGCGCAGGCAAAGGGATTTTGCAAAAGGATCAGAAGAAGTGCCGTAGCCAGCGATGTGGGCGGGTCCCCATCCCGCCGGAACAGCGGCGCCGACAGGAGACATGCGTTCATCACCACGGCCCGCACCACCGAAGGCGTACAGCCCACCATCAGCATATAGAGCACCAGCACGGACATGCCCACCGCCGCTTTCAGCCGGCGGCGGTGTTTCCCTGTGAGCGCCGCCACCAAAGTCAGAAGAATCGTGCAGTGCATGCCGGAGACCGCCGTCACGTGATAGAGGCCGCTCTCTTCCAAATCGGAGGAGACGTGTTTGGGCATATCTCCCCGGTCTCCGGTGAGAAGCGCCCGCATCATGGCCCGGCTGTCTCCTGTGAACAGCAGGTCGATCTGATCTTGGAAGCTCTTTTTCAAATACAGCGGAAGATAGCGGGCCGAGCCCCGCCCCGGTTCCACGGCGGCTTCTCCCCTGCTGTAGGCCAGCAGCCAGATTTCCCGGGAGGTAAAGGCCGTGGTCTCGCTTCCTCGGATGTTGGAGGCGTCCGTCAGATAGACGTCGTCGGTCACAACATCACCGGGAGACAGGGACAGGAGGTCCTTATCCCCGTAGTAAACCGCTTTGCCGAAAGGGCCCAGCCGCACCGTCACCTTTGCGCCGAAGGTGGAGGGCTCCGGCCAGGAACAGACCTCCATGCTCAGATTACGGCGCGGCAGCTCCGTTAATTGCAGATAGGGCTCCTGGATCACCTTGGCATAGCTCCAGCTGTAGACAAGGCCAATCCCTACGCCAAGCAAAATCAGCAACGCCCGCGTCCGCCGGGAACGTGGCAGAAAGAAGGCCGCGATGCCAAGCGCCAGCGCCCCAAGCCCTGCCGCCAGCACATAACTGCCGGGCAGGAGGTACTGAACCGCAAACACACCAGCGGCAAAGGAAAACCCAAAAGTGGCAAGCTTTCTCATTTCCGCTTTGGCTGCGCGGGGTCGTCGGTCCGTCCAAGGAGATAGTCCGTGCTGACGTGATAGTAGTCGGC
Proteins encoded:
- a CDS encoding site-2 protease family protein, with translation MHYIENLIQSIDLGSLQEILLRIVSIFLCLTVHETCHGLAAYALGDPTAKSMHRLSLNPLRHIDWFGLLMMFVCGFGWAKAVPVDPRYFRKPKQGMAITALAGPVSNFALAFSLMLGASAIYYCAPYSGLWDTLFEFLMSTAVLSIGLGIFNLIPIPPLDGSKVLGALLPDQAYFTLMRYERYGMLVLILLSFTNIGGGLISNAIFSVYQLFVRLLF
- the tsf gene encoding translation elongation factor Ts; protein product: MAFTAADVKNLREMTGVGMMDCKKALTASEGDIEKAVEWLREKGMAASAKKAGRIAAEGMSYATVVDGVGVMVEVNAETDFVAKNEKFVEFVKGVAATVAKQNPADLDALMECKYEGTDLTVTQQQQEMVLVIGENIKVRRFARYADGVSVPYVHAGGKIGVLVNLSVEGGIDATEIGKDVAMQVAALNPRFWDKSQVTQDILDEEKKIMMVQMENDPKMASKPEQVREKIVMGKLNKFYAENCLLQQEFVKDNTTSVEKYMASASKALGGSVTFKDAVRFETGEGIEKKEENFAAEIASLVK
- the rpsB gene encoding 30S ribosomal protein S2, whose product is MANVVSMKALLEAGVHFGHQTRRWNPKMAPYIYTERNGIYIVDLQKTVKKLEEAYNFVRQLSENGDTLLFVGTKKQAQEAIREEATRCGQFYVNARWLGGMMTNFKTMRTRVDRLNQLKTMQEDGTFDMLPKKEVMKHLGEIEKLEKYLGGVKEMKKLPGALFIVDTRKERNAIAEAHKLGIPVVAIADTNCDPDEIDYVIPGNDDAIRAIKLIASVMANAVVEGKQGEETAEAAAEKAE
- a CDS encoding YlmC/YmxH family sporulation protein gives rise to the protein MRCKEVINICDGCRLGCVADVDVKVPEGQVVAIVVYGPCRFFGLFGRGEEYYIPWDCIQRIGDDIILIDKPFQRRDPAMERKRRRRF
- the sigG gene encoding RNA polymerase sporulation sigma factor SigG, which gives rise to MQGKVEICGVNTSKLKVLKNEETMELLRRTKQGDKAAREELIAGNLRLVLSVIQKFLSRGENVDDLFQVGCVGLIKAIDNFDITQPVRFSTYGVPMIIGEIRRYLRDNSAIRVSRSMRDTAYRVLQAKDKLIAQTQKEPTVEQIAKELGIPREEVIFAMDAIVDPVSLYEPIYSDGGDTICVMDQVSDTRNTDDSWIEQIALKEAMKQLGEREKHILSLRFYEGKTQMEVSSEVGISQAQVSRLEKNAINTIKKSL
- a CDS encoding patatin-like phospholipase family protein; the encoded protein is MNEKSALILEGGSLRCQFTAGVLDVFLERGVVFPCVAGVSAGALCGINYLSGQIGRTAKINLDFANDKRYMGLGNLVRRHSVFNFDFLFGEVSDTLVPLDRKAFEQSTQRFAAVSTDVRTGEMVIHEKGVSEDILLAARASASLPLLAPIVEVDGKRCLDGGVAMPIPVEWALQEGYEKVVLVLTRQKGYRKRPVRRAAKMAYERMYRDYPMLLWRLNQVPVHYNELQVKINQLERAGRVFVIRPKDPVAVSRVERDTEKLKALYEIGRETALRRMDEMMAYLERP
- a CDS encoding glutamine--tRNA ligase/YqeY domain fusion protein, translating into MAEEIKLTEAPESKNFIQAFIEEDIAEGGQFQGMTVHTRFPPEPNGYLHIGHCKALTIDFGMAEKFGGMCNLRFDDTNPAKEDNEYVEAIQEDIHWLGFDWGDRMFYGSDYFEKTYELAVGLIKKGLAYVCELSPEEFKAMRGDIGVSAQSPYRDRPIEESLDLFERMKNGEFPEGSKTLRAKIDLASGNFNMRDPVLYRIRYIEHHRQGTKWCIFPMYDFAHPIQDALEGITHSLCSLEYEAHRPLYNWVIEHTDVPSHPRQIEFARLGINHTVMSKRKLRLLVEEGYVSGWDDPRMPTLCGLRRRGYTPRSIRNFCERIGVAKADSTVEYAFLEHCLREDLNETAKRTMAVLRPIRLTVVNYPEGQSETFTVENNPVDESAGTREITFSRNLFIEADDFLETPVPKYKRLYPGNEVRLKGAYLVTCTGCVKDGDGNVTEVLCEYDPNSRGGDPADGRKVKGATIHWVDAAAALDAEVRLYDNLFTDPDPDGADKNFLDYINPQSLEVLQGCKVEANMAKAAAPASFQFMRQGYFCLDNKDSKPGHLVFNRSVSLKDSFKK
- a CDS encoding DUF6514 family protein; its protein translation is MRDQLIGCIPLDGMQLDYYLLVEETERETEHYGVKIEWEGGDCAAIAGITASQSRIEELLCLLQAGTVTPATLWDVVEDWL
- a CDS encoding toprim domain-containing protein, whose protein sequence is MKPKIREVIVVEGRYDKNALSQVVDAVILETGGFSVFNDREKLAFLRRLAQSRGLVLLTDSDGAGFVIRNYLKGALPRDRVKQAYIPDVPGKERRKRRGGKEGKLGVEGMEPRVLLDALRRSGATFEEGGEEPKGPPITKADLYAAGLAGGTDSREKRLALLKRLELPEHLTANGLLEALNLLMSREEFLRAMDSSTE
- the holA gene encoding DNA polymerase III subunit delta, producing the protein MAVKKNDSYQKLKNDLSAGTLGQVYVFHGEETYLREYYLGEVKKKLVPAGFEEFNYHRLDGKALSIQALAEAVEALPMLSERTLVVVTDCDLFKLGEEQRGKLIELLSDFPPYCCLVFVYDLIFYKPNKVMKKLLKAMEEHVQVVEFPAQGTGDLLNWIGRRFKALGKEIDKQAAEHLIFTCGGLMTGLVPEIEKIGAYARGKQVTIADINAVADPVLDARVFDMTNAITANQYDRAAVILGDLLKEQEEPILILAAIGKEIRKIYTARIALDNGKDKYWLMELWGMRSDYPAKLLMNVAGKTTAAWCDDAVKMCQKLDRRMKSEKGIDSEGELKLLLTRLGTKRA
- a CDS encoding DNA internalization-related competence protein ComEC/Rec2, which gives rise to MRKLATFGFSFAAGVFAVQYLLPGSYVLAAGLGALALGIAAFFLPRSRRTRALLILLGVGIGLVYSWSYAKVIQEPYLQLTELPRRNLSMEVCSWPEPSTFGAKVTVRLGPFGKAVYYGDKDLLSLSPGDVVTDDVYLTDASNIRGSETTAFTSREIWLLAYSRGEAAVEPGRGSARYLPLYLKKSFQDQIDLLFTGDSRAMMRALLTGDRGDMPKHVSSDLEESGLYHVTAVSGMHCTILLTLVAALTGKHRRRLKAAVGMSVLVLYMLMVGCTPSVVRAVVMNACLLSAPLFRRDGDPPTSLATALLLILLQNPFACASISLQLSFSAAAGIVWLTPKVWPKGEHGGVARFIAGSFAVTAGALVFTIPLSAYYFDFFVVVAPLSNLLCLEAVSGQFLFGLIAVLVSYIWLPLGQVLSFASAGIGWYVLGVAHQLSSIPYHALYFCNGYLKYWLAYAYAAFGICAVSGAPRRRHLVAAAGCVLTLILTVHLAEKQMTGGKLDLFVLDVGQGQGVLMASQGRTALVDCGSGNTFRDAGGTAADYLNTIGERKLDYLVLSHYDTDHTNGVESLLARVEVGTMLVPEMESAYGEELRELAQIHGVQVERISEERSYALGEAELTVYPPVGSGSSNEEGLTALCSCGEFDFLATGDMDSATERKLIESVSLPDVEVLLAGHHGSRHSTSTELLQAVMPEAAVISAGENSYGHPAEEALRRLVLENVEVYRTDLQGTIHISVN